The Pseudodesulfovibrio cashew genomic sequence AAGTGGATCGAGAAGAAGAAGGGGCTGTAAAAGCGCTTCCAATCTGTAAGTATCATTTTTTGCGGCGTACAAAGTCGCAACGGCAAAATTGCATGGGTTATTTAACTCATATATTCAAATTTACAGGAGTACACACATGGCAAAAGCAACTGCCCGCCATCTTTTGGTTAGTGACGAACAAACCTGTCTGGACCTGAAAAAACAAATTCAGGACGGCGCAGATTTTGGTGAACTGGCAAAACAACACTCCAGTTGTCCTTCCGGACAGCGCGGTGGGGATCTCGGAGAGTTCGGTCCCGGTGTCATGGTCCCGGAATTTGACACCGTGGTGTTTAACGAAGCTGTTGGCGAAGTTCATGGCCCGGTAAAAACACAGTTCGGTTACCACCTGCTG encodes the following:
- a CDS encoding peptidylprolyl isomerase, producing MAKATARHLLVSDEQTCLDLKKQIQDGADFGELAKQHSSCPSGQRGGDLGEFGPGVMVPEFDTVVFNEAVGEVHGPVKTQFGYHLLEITSRED